DNA from Aliarcobacter butzleri:
CAAGCAAAAGATGGTGGAATGACAGAAGGTCTTTCTAGAGTGCTTGATATTATTCAAAATTCTATTACCCCAGTAGAATCGAATAAATTAAAAGCAGATAATTCTTCAAGTAAAAAAGAAGAGATTCAATAAAAGGATAAGAAATGGCTAAAGTTTTCAATTTAAGTTCTATTCAATTTATCAAAAGAGTTACTGTAGGTCACAAAGACCCAGATGTAAACTATGATGAGAATGAAATAATAAAAGCTCAAGAATATATAAATCGTTGTTTAAGTGAGTCTCCCAAAGGATATATTATAGGTATAGAAAAAAATTTTAATATTATCAATTTAGGAGAACATCAAGTTGTAATGCAATGGCTAGTATATCATATAGGCTTTGAAAAAAAACCATTTTGGATGGAATAAAATGAAAACTACCATTTCTTTGGCTAATTTATCATCTATTTTAGAAAGTGAAAAATCTATAGCTCAAGATAAATTAAAAGAGCATATTTTATATAGATACGCCACTATTTTACCTAAGTTCTATAAAGAATTTTCACTACCTTTAAACAAAATTGCTAATATGCTTTTTTATCCTTATTACACACTAGAAATTAGCTTTAAATTTGAAGTATATAAAATAGGTGATAAAACTTTTTCATCAAAGAAACCTAACTTTTTTATAAGAATATTTAAGAAAGTTAGTTTACATACTATCAAGATATCACATCAAAATATATTTATTGATGATGTGATACTTGATAAAAAACAACAAAAAGAGATAAAAATAAATATTTAGGAGAACTAAGATGAGTAAGAAGTTTAATGAGTATTTTATAAAAGAAGATGATATTAATCCTATCATTGAAAGTTTTATTCTTGAAGAAGACATTGTTGGAATTGCCGAGTTTACACGAATTTTTAATTGTGCAATAAGTTTTCGTGAAGCAAAAGCACCAGTCTTAAAACTTATGAGATATGGTGCAGGTACAAAACCTCACTCAATAATGTTTGATAAAACATTAAAAAATGACACTTCATCAAAAGAATATCAATTCTTAAAAGAAATTGGTCTTGAAAGTATTTTTGAAAAACTTGAAGGATATGTTACATATTACAGAGAGTTTAATGGCAAAAAAATCTTTGGTATTTATCTAACTAAAGAAGGTAAAGAAAAGGCTAATCATCTTGAAATAAAAGAGTTAAAACATGATAGAAATGTTTTAATTATTAAAGAAAATTTTGAAAAAGATTTTTTAAATAACCCTTCTTATTTTATTACTGGAGATTATGATACTCACGATATAGTATCATTTACAACTCAAGCACATACAATACCTTCAGAACTCGATTTTGAAGAGATATTAAACCCTTTAAACTATGTTTTAGCTAGTAATGTAGAAATAGAAAAACATACTCAAGGAAGAGCAGACTCTACAATAAATGCAGTAGCTGAGTTTCTAAAAGATGAAGAAATTTCTTTTAGAAATGAAGTTAATGCAATAAAGAAAAAACGAAAATCCGTGGAATACTATCCAATACAACATGGAGCTCAAGTTAATTATCTTGCACATGTACGAGATAAAGAAAAAGAAGCATCAATTATTAAAAATGTTGCAAATATGAGCGATAGTGTTGCAATATGCTCAAAAGGGAAATGGTTGTATCTCAAAGATAAAACTGCTATCAAAAAATGGTATGAAGAGTATAGTGTAAGAATGAAACAAACATGGACTAGCCAACAAGAGATGGAAGATTTTTTGAAAAGAGTTATATCTCACGATGTAAAAGTCGAAACAATAGATAAAAATACAACTATGTTTATACTTGCACAAACATATGACCCTTATCAACAACAATAGGAGTTAACAATGTCAGCAATAGAAATTGTACTACCTTTTACGGCACAAAGTGAAGGTTTTAGTAAAACAGTTTATAAATGTCCTGCTGGATTTGACACTATTGGTTATGGAAGAAATATTCAAGCAAATCCTTTGAACCAAGATGAATTAAAAAGTATTGGTGCAACTACTAGTACTTCAAAAACAAGCTATCAAGTAAGTGAAGAAATAGCTAAAACTTGGTTAAAAAAGGAGCTTGAGAGAGTTAAAAATGCCCTATCAAAAGAGTTGTCATTTTTTGATAAATTAGATGATGTAAGACAAGCTATTCTAATAGATATGGCTTACAATATGGGAATAAAAGGGCTACTTAGCTTTAAAAATACTCTTAAGCTAATAAGTGATGGAAAGTATGTTGAAGCTTCTATAAATATGGAACAAAGTAATTGGTATAAACAGGTAAAAACTAGAGCTAAAAAACTTTGTGAAGCTATGAAAACTGGAATCTTGAAATAATTCAAGATATAAAGAAAGAGTTTTAAAACTCTTTCTTTTAGTCTAATATTTTCTAAACTATTTTAAATCACACTTAGAAGCATCACCTTTAGCATCCATATATCCCCAAGTTGTTAATCCTACTCCAGAACTATATTTTACATTTCTCACAGCATTTGCATCTAATTTTTTTGCTTGTTCAGCTAAGACAAAATTTGCTTGTTCTTTTGTCGGATCTTTATGAAAAACTGTTAGTTTTTTCACACTTGTATCTATTTCTTTTATTGTTACACAATTTTTGTCATTCAAACTATCTTCTGTTACTAAAACATTTGATGCTGACATAGCATTTAAATTATCAGGAATACTAACTCCTGAATCATTTCTATAACTACAACCACTAATACCTAATGCCAAAATACTCAGAGTTACTAAGCTAATCACTTTTTTCATACTATTTCCTTATGTATTTGATTATTTATTATATTTATAATCTACTTCATTACTACTTTTATTTACAAAGTTCTGGATTTTCTTCGCAAATTGCTTCAAGATTTTCTTTTGCTTCAACATGTCCTTGTTCAGCTGCTTGCTTGTAGTATTTTATAGCTTTTTTAAAGTCTTGTTCAACTCCAATAGCATTTTGATACATTGTTCCAAGATTATATTGAGCTTCTGCATAACCTTGATTTGCTGATTTTTCATACCATTTTATAGCTTCTTCATATGATTGATGAACATTAGTACCATTTGCATACATATTTCCAAAATCATTTTGAAATTTTGGGTCATTCTTTTTTGTAGATATTTCTTGATAATCTTTTGAGTTTATATCATTGTTACTATTTTCAGAAGGATATAAAAAAACTATTGTGATTACTAAAATTATCAAAATTACCAAGGCTAAAACTATTTTTTTCATTTTGTTTCCCGATTTTTAAAATTAAACTTATTGATATTGTATTAAATTATTTTTTAAAGTAGTTTAAGTAAAAAAACATTTACCTATATTAAGCTTTGTAGTATTAGAAATAAGCTATAATCTAAGCCATTTTAAATGGCGAGAAGGTGAAGGAATCGAACCTCCCACGGCGTTGTCATCAAAACCGTCAATCAGGGTTGAAGCCTGTGGTGCCCACCAGGTACACTAACCTCCCATTTATAAGTTTCAAATCTTACTCAAAAGATTTTTAAAAATATATAAAAGGGTAAAAATGAGTTTACTAAAATCCATTCCAAAAGTTGATAAATTTATTATGAATGAGGCTTTTGAAGGATTATCAAGAACTTTGATAACAAAAATTGCAAAAAAAACTTTAGAAGAATTAAGAAACGATATTTTGAATAATAAAATAGAAAAAATTGATGAAAATACTCTTATAAATGAAGTTTTAGACTCTTACAAAGATTTAACTTCACCATCTTTAAAAAGTTTGATAAATGCAACAGGAATTATCGTGCATACAAATCTTGGAAGAAGTTTGTTAGATGAAAAATCACTTACAAAAGCTATAAAGATTGCAACTACTTATAATAACCTAGAATATGATTTAAAAAAAGGAAAAAGAGGAGAAAGATACGAACACATCACAAAATCTCTACAAGCTTTGACTTCTTGTGAAGATGCAATAGTTGTAAACAATAATGCAAGTGCAGTATTTCTAATACTAAATACTTTTTGTAAAAATAAAGAAGTAATAGTAAGTCGAGGTGAACTTGTAGAAATTGGAGGAAGTTTTAGAGTTCCAGAAGTTATGAATCAAAGTGGAGCAAAACTAAAAGAGATAGGAACTACAAATAAAACTCATTTAAGAGATTATGAAAATGCCATTTGTGAAAAAACTTCAATGCTTATGAAAGTTCACAAATCAAACTACTCTATTGAAGGATTTTCAAGTGAAGTAAGCTTTGAAGTTATAGTAAAAATTGCACAACAAAATAACTTGATTGACTATTTTGATATGGGAAGTGGTCATATAATAGATTTACCATATAATCTAAACAAAGATGAACCTTCAATTTTAGATATTATGAAATACAAACCAAGTTTACTTAGTTTTTCAGGAGATAAACTTTTTGGAAGTGTGCAAGCAGGAATAATCATAGGTAAAAAAGAGTTAATAGCAAAAATCAAAAAAAATCAACTTCTAAGAATGTTAAGAGTTGATAAAATAACTCTTGCACTTTTAGAAGAGACTTTAAATTCATACTTAAAAAATGAACTTGATAGTATTCCAACACTTAAAATGCTAAACACAAAAATTGAAACTTTAGAACAAAGAGCAAATAATCTAAAAGAAAAATGCGAAAACTTCATAAAGTGCGAAGTTATAAAAACTTCAACAATGGTTGGAGGAGGAACAACTCCAAATAAAAAAATTCCAACTATTGCTTTAACTTTAGAACATAAAAATTACAAACCAAATAAACTAGAAGAAATCTTAAGAAAAAACTCTATTATTTCAAGAATAGAAAATGATAAAGTACTACTTGATTTTAGAACTATTTTAGAAAGTGATTGCAAAAAAATAGAAGAAATATTAAAAAATCTTTTTGAGAGTACAAAATAATGTCAAATATAATCATTGGAACAGCAGGACATATTGACCATGGAAAAACTGCACTAATTCGTGCTTTAAATGGCTTTGAAGGAGATACAACAAATGAGGAAAAACAACGAGGAATAACTATTGATTTATCTTTTTCAAATCTCTCTAAAGGTCAACAAAACATAGCTTTTATTGATGTTCCAGGACACGAAAAACTTGTAAAAAATATGATTGCAGGAGCATTTGGATTTGACTATGTTATGCTTGTAGTTAGTGCTAGTGAAGGTATAAAACCACAAACCATAGAACACATAGAAATAATAAATCTTTTAGGTTTAAAAGAGATAATTGTAGTAATAACTAAAAAAGATTTAGTAACTTTAGATGAACTTGAATTACAAAAAGAGTCAATTTTAGAGTTTTTAAAAGAGTTTGATTTTGATATAAAATTTATCTCTTGCGTCTCTATTTATGATGAAAATTCTATTGAAAAACTAAAAACTCAACTTTTTAGTATAAAAAATTCTATAAAACAAGAAGAGAATTTTTTTAGATTTTATATAGATAGAATCTTCTCACCAAAAGGTTTTGGTACTGTTGTAACAGGAACAATTTTAGGAAAAAAGTGTGAACTTGATGAAAAAGTTTTTATTTGCCAAACACAAAAAGAGACAAAAATAAAAAATATTCAAGTTCATAATCAAAATGTCTTAGAAGCAAATATCTCAAATCGTGCTGCTTTAAATCTACAAAATATAGATGCCAATTCTTTAAACAAAGGTGATTTAATCACAAAAAAAGGATATATCAGAGGTTTTGATGGTATTGATATATCTTTTAAATGTTTAAAAAATAAAAAACTAAATCACAATCAAACATATACTTTATTTATTGGAGCAAAAAAAGTTGATGTAAAAGTTTTACTTTTTGATTGTATTTCAAGTTTAGAAAATGGTTTTGCAACTTTAAAAGCAAATGAGCAACTTTTTACAGTTTTTGAAGAAAAAGTTATTTTAAGAAGTGGAAATGAAACAATTTGTGGAGGTAAAGTCTTAAATCCTATAATTGACCCGATGAGAAAAAACCAAAAAAGAAATCTTTTAGAATTTTTGGAAAAAAGAGACTTTGTAAATGCGTATAAACAACTTCTTGAAGTTCATAAAAAAGGTTTAGGAATCATCTCGTCAACTCAAAGATTTGCTCTATCACATGAAAAAGCAATAGAATTTGCACAAAATATGGAAGATGTTTTTGTAGATACCAAAAATTTGATTATTTATTCTCTTTCTACAAAAGAAGAGATAAAAAAATTCATAAAAGATATTTATACAAAAAATAGTTATGCCCTACTTTCAAATGCTTCAATAAATCTTAGATTAAAATGGGCAAGTCAAGCTTTCATACAAACTGCACTTGATGAACTTGAAAATGAAGAATTTTTGATTAAAGATGGTTTATTATATAAAAATGCAAATATAAAAGAAGATTTTGCAAAAGATTTAGAAAATATCGTGTTAAACAGAGTAAAAATAGAAGATGTTACTCCAACAGCTCCTTATAATATCTATGATGAACTTGACCTTGATAGAAAACTAGGTGATGATATTTTCAAAACTTTAACGTCAAAAAAACAGTTAATCAGGCTTCAACACAATATTTTTATACATTTTGAAAGCTTAAACAAAATTATAAAAGCTATGAGAGAGATTATAAAAGAAGATGGATATATAGAAATTCACAATTTCAAACAAAGATTCGATTTAAGTAGAAAATATCTAGTTTGTTATTTAGACTATTTGGACAATTTTAGCGATATAAAAAAGCTTGATACAAAAAGAGTTTTTGTTTAAATTATGAAATTAACAAAAGAGCAAGAAAAAATCATAAACAGTAAAGAATTATCTTTTAAAATAAATGCCGTAGCAGGAAGTGGAAAAACTACAACACTTCTTGAATATGCAAAAAAAAACTCAAATTTAAAGATTTTATACCTTGCTTATAATAAATCTTTGCAAGTTTCACTTCAAGAAAAACTACAAAATTATAATCTCCCATATTTGCACGTTAGTACTATTCACTCACTTGCTTATAATAGGATTCAAGCATACAACTACAATCTAACAAATGATTTAAAAAACTATATTATTGAAAAAGTTATCACAACTTATGAGTTTCAAACAAATCAAAAAAACTATTTTCCAAGTTTGGAATATACAGCTTTAGTAAAAGATTTAATAACTTTTTATTGCAACTCTTCTTTGATAAATCTTGATTCAAAACTTCTTGATAGTTATAAAAAACAAAGTGATTTAAGTGCAAAAATTTTAGAACTTATAGGTAAAAATGAAAAAAGAGTTTTAGCTCATCTAAAAATCCTACTTTCAAGTATGAAAAATAAAGTTATTGATGCAACACACGATTTTTATCTAAAAATGTTTTATCTAAATAAAAAGGTTTCTACAAATCTAAATTATGATTTAATTTTAGTAGATGAAGCACAAGATATAAGCGATGTGATGATAGGAATTATTGAAAATCAAAATTGTAGACGAATTTATGTTGGAGATAGTTTTCAACAAATTTATAGTTTTAGATTTGCTACAAATGCTTTAAATAAAGTTGATTTACCAGCATTCCATCTAACAAAAAGCTTCAGATTTGGAAATAACTATGCAAAATTTTTACAATCAAGTTTAAACAATCTTTATGAATTAAACTCAAGCAATCTTTTAAAGATTTTTGGAATGGAACAAAATACAAAAATTGGAAAAGAATTTATAGATTTTTCTAAACCTTTTTGTATTATTGCTAGAACAACTTTTGGTTTGATTCAACAGTTAGTTTATTATATTCATCAAAAGAAAAAAATATATTTTGAAGGTGGATATAACTCTTATTCATTTATGAATCAAACTGTATATTCTATTTTTTATCTAAAACAGAAAAAAAACGACAAAATCACAATAGATGAAATAAAAGATTTTGAAACAATAAATGAACTTGAAACTTTTGCAAAAGATACAAAAAATCAAGATTATCTAAATATAATAAAGTTTATAAATGCCTATGGCGATAATATTTTTGAGATAAATAAAAAGATAAAAGAGCATTTAGTAAATGATAAAAAAGATGCGGACATTATCTTTACAACTGCTCATAAATCAAAAGGTTTAGAGTACGAACAAGTTTTGATGGCTGATGATTTCATCTCTAAAAAAGATATTTTAAATACAAAAAACAAACTCTCTTTTCAAAGAATAAATGAAGAGTTAAATATCTATTATGTAGCAAGTACTAGAGTAAAAAGTGCAATTTCTCTAGCAAATTTACACTTAGATTACAAATATAGTGAAAGTGAAAATATATGAAAAAAATAGTAATTTTAATAAGTCTAATTTTAGTTTTTG
Protein-coding regions in this window:
- a CDS encoding UvrD-helicase domain-containing protein — protein: MKLTKEQEKIINSKELSFKINAVAGSGKTTTLLEYAKKNSNLKILYLAYNKSLQVSLQEKLQNYNLPYLHVSTIHSLAYNRIQAYNYNLTNDLKNYIIEKVITTYEFQTNQKNYFPSLEYTALVKDLITFYCNSSLINLDSKLLDSYKKQSDLSAKILELIGKNEKRVLAHLKILLSSMKNKVIDATHDFYLKMFYLNKKVSTNLNYDLILVDEAQDISDVMIGIIENQNCRRIYVGDSFQQIYSFRFATNALNKVDLPAFHLTKSFRFGNNYAKFLQSSLNNLYELNSSNLLKIFGMEQNTKIGKEFIDFSKPFCIIARTTFGLIQQLVYYIHQKKKIYFEGGYNSYSFMNQTVYSIFYLKQKKNDKITIDEIKDFETINELETFAKDTKNQDYLNIIKFINAYGDNIFEINKKIKEHLVNDKKDADIIFTTAHKSKGLEYEQVLMADDFISKKDILNTKNKLSFQRINEELNIYYVASTRVKSAISLANLHLDYKYSESENI
- a CDS encoding glycoside hydrolase family protein yields the protein MSAIEIVLPFTAQSEGFSKTVYKCPAGFDTIGYGRNIQANPLNQDELKSIGATTSTSKTSYQVSEEIAKTWLKKELERVKNALSKELSFFDKLDDVRQAILIDMAYNMGIKGLLSFKNTLKLISDGKYVEASINMEQSNWYKQVKTRAKKLCEAMKTGILK
- the selA gene encoding L-seryl-tRNA(Sec) selenium transferase, which translates into the protein MSLLKSIPKVDKFIMNEAFEGLSRTLITKIAKKTLEELRNDILNNKIEKIDENTLINEVLDSYKDLTSPSLKSLINATGIIVHTNLGRSLLDEKSLTKAIKIATTYNNLEYDLKKGKRGERYEHITKSLQALTSCEDAIVVNNNASAVFLILNTFCKNKEVIVSRGELVEIGGSFRVPEVMNQSGAKLKEIGTTNKTHLRDYENAICEKTSMLMKVHKSNYSIEGFSSEVSFEVIVKIAQQNNLIDYFDMGSGHIIDLPYNLNKDEPSILDIMKYKPSLLSFSGDKLFGSVQAGIIIGKKELIAKIKKNQLLRMLRVDKITLALLEETLNSYLKNELDSIPTLKMLNTKIETLEQRANNLKEKCENFIKCEVIKTSTMVGGGTTPNKKIPTIALTLEHKNYKPNKLEEILRKNSIISRIENDKVLLDFRTILESDCKKIEEILKNLFESTK
- a CDS encoding tetratricopeptide repeat protein, which translates into the protein MKKIVLALVILIILVITIVFLYPSENSNNDINSKDYQEISTKKNDPKFQNDFGNMYANGTNVHQSYEEAIKWYEKSANQGYAEAQYNLGTMYQNAIGVEQDFKKAIKYYKQAAEQGHVEAKENLEAICEENPELCK
- the selB gene encoding selenocysteine-specific translation elongation factor is translated as MSNIIIGTAGHIDHGKTALIRALNGFEGDTTNEEKQRGITIDLSFSNLSKGQQNIAFIDVPGHEKLVKNMIAGAFGFDYVMLVVSASEGIKPQTIEHIEIINLLGLKEIIVVITKKDLVTLDELELQKESILEFLKEFDFDIKFISCVSIYDENSIEKLKTQLFSIKNSIKQEENFFRFYIDRIFSPKGFGTVVTGTILGKKCELDEKVFICQTQKETKIKNIQVHNQNVLEANISNRAALNLQNIDANSLNKGDLITKKGYIRGFDGIDISFKCLKNKKLNHNQTYTLFIGAKKVDVKVLLFDCISSLENGFATLKANEQLFTVFEEKVILRSGNETICGGKVLNPIIDPMRKNQKRNLLEFLEKRDFVNAYKQLLEVHKKGLGIISSTQRFALSHEKAIEFAQNMEDVFVDTKNLIIYSLSTKEEIKKFIKDIYTKNSYALLSNASINLRLKWASQAFIQTALDELENEEFLIKDGLLYKNANIKEDFAKDLENIVLNRVKIEDVTPTAPYNIYDELDLDRKLGDDIFKTLTSKKQLIRLQHNIFIHFESLNKIIKAMREIIKEDGYIEIHNFKQRFDLSRKYLVCYLDYLDNFSDIKKLDTKRVFV